A single region of the Brassica rapa cultivar Chiifu-401-42 chromosome A03, CAAS_Brap_v3.01, whole genome shotgun sequence genome encodes:
- the LOC103849649 gene encoding MLO-like protein 6 isoform X1, producing MADKVDERTLQQTSTWAVAVVCFFLLLISIVIEKLIHKLGTCFKRKNKKALYEALEKVKAELMLMGFISLLLTIGQNYISQICISESIAASMRPCSKSEELQEYPPKNKDTGNDEGDEETSGRKLLELVETFIPRRSLATKGYDKCAEKGKVAFVSSYGMHQLHIFIFVLAVCHVIYCIVTYALGKIKMRRWKRWEEETKTIEYQYSHDPERFRFARDTSFGRRHLNFWSKSTITLWIACFFRQFFGSVTKVDYLTLRHGFIMAHLAPGSDARFDFRKYIQRSLEEDFKTIVEISPVIWFVAVLFLLTTTHGLNSYLWQPFIPLVVILIVGTKLQMIITKLGLLIQEKGEIVKGMPLVQPGDHLFWFGRPRFILFLVHLVLFTVLYTYLHDLFSFLLTTTKLNMFNNLQNAFQLAFFAWSTYEFGIKNCFHKSTVDVVIRISIGLIVQFLCSYVTLPLYALVTQMGSKMKPTVFNERVAVALKSWHHTAKKQIKHGRTSESTTPFSSRPATPTHGSSPIHLLRNVHKRSRSADESFANSLSPRRNSDFDTWDVESQQEPSSSSIKYHSRFREEDSEKKKASSSSSSSAVELPPGPGIIRTQHEISTISLRDFSFKR from the exons ATGGCTGATAAGGTAGATGAAAGAACGCTACAGCAGACTTCCACATGGGCGGTGGCCGTGGTTTGCTTCTTCTTGCTTCTCATTTCGATTGTCATTGAGAAACTGATTCACAAATTAGGAACC TGTTTTAAAAGGAAGAATAAAAAAGCTCTGTATGAAGCTCTTGAAAAGGTGAAAGCAG AGCTTATGCTGATGGGATTCATATCACTACTGCTAACAATTGGACAAAACTATATATCACAAATTTGCATCTCCGAGAGCATCGCAGCATCAATGCGCCCTTGCAGTAAATCAGAAGAGTTGCAAGAGTATCCACCTAAGAACAAAGATACTGGAAATGACGAAGGAGATGAAGAAACCTCTGGTCGAAAGCTTCTCGAATTAGTCGAAACTTTCATTCCTCGGAGGAGTTTGGCTACCAAAGGCTATGACAAATGTGCAGAGAAG GGAAAAGTGGCTTTTGTATCGTCGTACGGTATGCATCAGCTGCATatattcatttttgttttggcCGTTTGTCATGTGATCTACTGCATTGTTACTTATGCTTTGGGAAAGATCAAG ATGAGAAGGTGGAAGAGGTGGGAAGAGGAGACAAAGACAATCGAATATCAGTATTCACAtg ATCCTGAGAGGTTTAGGTTTGCAAGGGATACATCTTTCGGGCGTAGACATCTGAACTTCTGGAGCAAGTCAACTATTACTCTTTGGATTGCATGTTTCTTCAGACAGTTCTTTGGATCTGTTACCAAAGTTGATTACTTAACACTGAGACATGGTTTCATCATG GCCCATTTGGCTCCTGGGAGTGACGCGAGGTTCGATTTCCGGAAGTACATTCAAAGATCATTAGAGGAAGACTTCAAAACCATCGTCGAAATCAG TCCTGTGATCTGGTTTGTGGCTGTGCTATTCCTCCTTACCACCACACACG GATTGAATTCTTACCTCTGGCAACCATTCATTCCCTTAGTT GTGATACTTATAGTTGGAACGAAACTTCAAATGATAATAACAAAACTAGGACTTCTAATCCAAGAGAAAGGAGAGATAGTGAAAGGTATGCCGCTTGTTCAGCCCGGTGATCATCTCTTCTGGTTTGGTCGTCCACGATTCATTCTCTTCCTCGTTCACTTGGTCCTTTTCACGGTACTATACACATACCTTCACGATCTATTTTCCTTCCTTCTTACAACAACAAAACTAAAcatgtttaacaatttacagAATGCGTTTCAACTAGCGTTCTTTGCGTGGAGTACG TATGAGTTTGGGATTAAGAACTGTTTCCACAAAAGTACTGTAGATGTGGTCATCAGAATTTCAATTGG ACTTATTGTACAGTTTCTTTGCAGCTACGTTACTCTTCCTCTTTACGCTCTTGTTACTCAG ATGGGTTCGAAGATGAAACCGACAGTGTTCAACGAGAGAGTAGCAGTAGCTTTAAAGAGTTGGCATCACACTGCCAAGAAGCAAATCAAACATGGAAGAACCTCAGAGTCAACGACGCCTTTCTCTAGCCGTCCAGCTACACCTACGCACGGTTCTTCTCCGATACATCTCCTTCGCAACGTCCACAAACGAAGCAGAAGCGCCGATGAGAGCTTCGCTAACTCGCTGTCTCCGAGGAGAAACTCTGACTTCGATACGTGGGATGTTGAGTCGCAACAagaaccttcttcttcttccataaAGTATCATTCTAGGTTTAGGGAAGAAGACTCAGAGAAGAAgaaggcttcttcttcttcttcttcttcagctgtGGAGCTTCCTCCTGGACCTGGAATAATAAGAACTCAGCATGAGATTAGTACTATTAGCTTAAGAGATTTTTCATTTAAGCgatga
- the LOC103849649 gene encoding MLO-like protein 6 isoform X2, producing MADKVDERTLQQTSTWAVAVVCFFLLLISIVIEKLIHKLGTCFKRKNKKALYEALEKVKAELMLMGFISLLLTIGQNYISQICISESIAASMRPCSKSEELQEYPPKNKDTGNDEGDEETSGRKLLELVETFIPRRSLATKGYDKCAEKGKVAFVSSYGMHQLHIFIFVLAVCHVIYCIVTYALGKIKMRRWKRWEEETKTIEYQYSHDPERFRFARDTSFGRRHLNFWSKSTITLWIACFFRQFFGSVTKVDYLTLRHGFIMAHLAPGSDARFDFRKYIQRSLEEDFKTIVEISPVIWFVAVLFLLTTTHGLNSYLWQPFIPLVVILIVGTKLQMIITKLGLLIQEKGEIVKGMPLVQPGDHLFWFGRPRFILFLVHLVLFTNAFQLAFFAWSTYEFGIKNCFHKSTVDVVIRISIGLIVQFLCSYVTLPLYALVTQMGSKMKPTVFNERVAVALKSWHHTAKKQIKHGRTSESTTPFSSRPATPTHGSSPIHLLRNVHKRSRSADESFANSLSPRRNSDFDTWDVESQQEPSSSSIKYHSRFREEDSEKKKASSSSSSSAVELPPGPGIIRTQHEISTISLRDFSFKR from the exons ATGGCTGATAAGGTAGATGAAAGAACGCTACAGCAGACTTCCACATGGGCGGTGGCCGTGGTTTGCTTCTTCTTGCTTCTCATTTCGATTGTCATTGAGAAACTGATTCACAAATTAGGAACC TGTTTTAAAAGGAAGAATAAAAAAGCTCTGTATGAAGCTCTTGAAAAGGTGAAAGCAG AGCTTATGCTGATGGGATTCATATCACTACTGCTAACAATTGGACAAAACTATATATCACAAATTTGCATCTCCGAGAGCATCGCAGCATCAATGCGCCCTTGCAGTAAATCAGAAGAGTTGCAAGAGTATCCACCTAAGAACAAAGATACTGGAAATGACGAAGGAGATGAAGAAACCTCTGGTCGAAAGCTTCTCGAATTAGTCGAAACTTTCATTCCTCGGAGGAGTTTGGCTACCAAAGGCTATGACAAATGTGCAGAGAAG GGAAAAGTGGCTTTTGTATCGTCGTACGGTATGCATCAGCTGCATatattcatttttgttttggcCGTTTGTCATGTGATCTACTGCATTGTTACTTATGCTTTGGGAAAGATCAAG ATGAGAAGGTGGAAGAGGTGGGAAGAGGAGACAAAGACAATCGAATATCAGTATTCACAtg ATCCTGAGAGGTTTAGGTTTGCAAGGGATACATCTTTCGGGCGTAGACATCTGAACTTCTGGAGCAAGTCAACTATTACTCTTTGGATTGCATGTTTCTTCAGACAGTTCTTTGGATCTGTTACCAAAGTTGATTACTTAACACTGAGACATGGTTTCATCATG GCCCATTTGGCTCCTGGGAGTGACGCGAGGTTCGATTTCCGGAAGTACATTCAAAGATCATTAGAGGAAGACTTCAAAACCATCGTCGAAATCAG TCCTGTGATCTGGTTTGTGGCTGTGCTATTCCTCCTTACCACCACACACG GATTGAATTCTTACCTCTGGCAACCATTCATTCCCTTAGTT GTGATACTTATAGTTGGAACGAAACTTCAAATGATAATAACAAAACTAGGACTTCTAATCCAAGAGAAAGGAGAGATAGTGAAAGGTATGCCGCTTGTTCAGCCCGGTGATCATCTCTTCTGGTTTGGTCGTCCACGATTCATTCTCTTCCTCGTTCACTTGGTCCTTTTCACG AATGCGTTTCAACTAGCGTTCTTTGCGTGGAGTACG TATGAGTTTGGGATTAAGAACTGTTTCCACAAAAGTACTGTAGATGTGGTCATCAGAATTTCAATTGG ACTTATTGTACAGTTTCTTTGCAGCTACGTTACTCTTCCTCTTTACGCTCTTGTTACTCAG ATGGGTTCGAAGATGAAACCGACAGTGTTCAACGAGAGAGTAGCAGTAGCTTTAAAGAGTTGGCATCACACTGCCAAGAAGCAAATCAAACATGGAAGAACCTCAGAGTCAACGACGCCTTTCTCTAGCCGTCCAGCTACACCTACGCACGGTTCTTCTCCGATACATCTCCTTCGCAACGTCCACAAACGAAGCAGAAGCGCCGATGAGAGCTTCGCTAACTCGCTGTCTCCGAGGAGAAACTCTGACTTCGATACGTGGGATGTTGAGTCGCAACAagaaccttcttcttcttccataaAGTATCATTCTAGGTTTAGGGAAGAAGACTCAGAGAAGAAgaaggcttcttcttcttcttcttcttcagctgtGGAGCTTCCTCCTGGACCTGGAATAATAAGAACTCAGCATGAGATTAGTACTATTAGCTTAAGAGATTTTTCATTTAAGCgatga